In Streptomyces sp. NBC_00344, the genomic window GTACGCCCGCGCCCGTGGCGACGACGAACATCTCGCGTTCCGCGGCGTCCCGCGCGTCCCCGTAACGGTGCGAGCCGTCCGTCACCATGCACGGCACCACCAGATACGGCGCCCGGCGCAGCACATCGCCGCGGCGCACCCGCTTGGCGATCGACTCCTCCGACTTGCCGTCGCCCCGCAGGTCTTCGATCCACGCGTCCCGCATCGCGTCGAGCAGCCGGGTGCGTGAGTCATCGGACTCCAGGAGCACGAAGCGCCAGGGGGTGGTGTGGTGCGGCGCGGGTGCGGTGACGGCGGCGGCGACCGCCCTGCGCACCGCGCCCGGGTCCACCGGTTCGCCGGTGAAGTCACGGACCGTGCGACGCTGGCTGACCGCTTCGCGGACCGCCTCGGACGTACCGAGCCGGAACATGTCGTCCGCTGCGACCCGGACCATGGCGGCGGCCCCCCGGTCCGCGGCCTCCTGGCCGGCGGCCTGCTGCTCCGGCGGAGTGACGACGTGCGGCAGACCGCGGACCACCGCGACCGGCAGCCCCGCCGCCTTCCCCTTCACCAGGTCGCCCGCGGCGGCCAGTTCGTCGGCGGTGGCCACGACCGTGGCACTGAGCGGATTGCCGTGCGCATCCGTGCCACCGCGCAGATCGTCGAGGACCCGTACCCCGGCGGCCCCGATCGCCACATCGGTGAGGCCGTTGCGCCACGGCCGCCCGAAGGTGTCCGTGACGATGACACCGACCTCCACACCCAGCGTGTCCCGGAGTCCCCCGCGGATCTCCCGGGCGGAGCGGTCGGAGTCCTCGGGCAGCAGCAGCACGGTGCCGGGCGGGGTGTTGGACGCGTCCACACCGGCGGCGGCCATCACCAGACCCTGCCGGTTCTCGACGATGCGGAGGGTGCCGCGACGGGCCACCACCCGTACCGTCTCGGCGTCGATGGACGCCTCGCGGTCCTCGGCCCGGACGGTTCTGCCCTCGGCCTTCGAGACGATCTTGGAGGTGACCAGGACGACATCACCGTCCGCCAGGTCGGGCGACGCGCCGGCGATGAGCTTGGCGAGGTCGTCGCCCTGCTGCACCTCGGGAAGTCCGGGTACGGCCCAGACGTGGTAGGAGGTCACACGCGTACCTCTTCGGCCAGGGCGAGCGCCTCGCGGGCCATGACCGCCGTGGCGTCCTGATCGGTCATCATCAGCGGAACGGCCCGGCAGCGGATACCCGCCTGCTCCACGCGCTCGACGGAATCCGTGTCGACGGTGTCGACGAGCCAGCCGTCCAGCAGGCCCGAGCCGTAGTGCTCGGCGACCGCGGCCGCGGTGGACTCCACCCCTACAGCCGCGAGGACCTTGTCCGCCATCCCGCGCACGGGTGCGTCCCCGACGATGGGAGAGAGCCCGACGACGGGCACACCCGCATCGGCGATCGCCTCGCGGATCCCTGGCACGGCCAGGATGGTGCCCACCGAGACCACCGGATTGGACGGCGGGAAGAGAATGACGTCGGCGGACCCGATCGCCTCGAGGACACCCGGCGCGGGCTTCGCCTGATCGGCGCCGACCGGTACGACGGCGTGTGCCTCGACCGAGGCACGCAGACGCACCCAGTACTCCTGGAAATGGACCGCCTTGCGCTCCCCGTCCACGTCGACCGCGACATGGGTCTCGATGCGGTCGTCCGACATGGGGATGAGCCGTACGCCGGGCTTCCACCGCTCGCACAGGGCCTCGGTGACCGCGCTGAGCGGATAGCCCGCGCCCAGCATCTGGGTGCGGACGACATGCGTGGCGAAGTCACGGTCGCCGAGCCCGAACCACTCGGGTCCGACGCCGTAAGCGGCGAGTTCGTCCTTCATGGTGAAGGACTCGTCGGTACGCCCCCAGCCCTGCTCCTCGTTGATGCCACCGCCGAGGGTGTACATCACCGTGTCGAGGTCGGGACAG contains:
- a CDS encoding coenzyme F420-0:L-glutamate ligase, coding for MTSYHVWAVPGLPEVQQGDDLAKLIAGASPDLADGDVVLVTSKIVSKAEGRTVRAEDREASIDAETVRVVARRGTLRIVENRQGLVMAAAGVDASNTPPGTVLLLPEDSDRSAREIRGGLRDTLGVEVGVIVTDTFGRPWRNGLTDVAIGAAGVRVLDDLRGGTDAHGNPLSATVVATADELAAAGDLVKGKAAGLPVAVVRGLPHVVTPPEQQAAGQEAADRGAAAMVRVAADDMFRLGTSEAVREAVSQRRTVRDFTGEPVDPGAVRRAVAAAVTAPAPHHTTPWRFVLLESDDSRTRLLDAMRDAWIEDLRGDGKSEESIAKRVRRGDVLRRAPYLVVPCMVTDGSHRYGDARDAAEREMFVVATGAGVQNFLVALAGERLGSAWVSSTMFCRDVVRAALALPAEWEPMGAVAVGHPLAQPAPRAERDPEAFVTVR
- the cofD gene encoding 2-phospho-L-lactate transferase, with amino-acid sequence MRIVVLAGGIGGARFLRGLKQAAPDADITVIGNTGDDIHLFGLKVCPDLDTVMYTLGGGINEEQGWGRTDESFTMKDELAAYGVGPEWFGLGDRDFATHVVRTQMLGAGYPLSAVTEALCERWKPGVRLIPMSDDRIETHVAVDVDGERKAVHFQEYWVRLRASVEAHAVVPVGADQAKPAPGVLEAIGSADVILFPPSNPVVSVGTILAVPGIREAIADAGVPVVGLSPIVGDAPVRGMADKVLAAVGVESTAAAVAEHYGSGLLDGWLVDTVDTDSVERVEQAGIRCRAVPLMMTDQDATAVMAREALALAEEVRV